A genomic stretch from Hemicordylus capensis ecotype Gifberg chromosome 1, rHemCap1.1.pri, whole genome shotgun sequence includes:
- the MSGN1 gene encoding mesogenin-1 — MEETVGSENSAFLSSWDWKNNTGTLELSQSLSPQSLSPSPSFESYSSSPCPVVVEMPCANSSGGSSSRLSDYTLMEFPSMFLPNPGQGKGQKGSKVRMSVQRRRKASEREKLRMRTLAEALHTLRNYLPPIYSQRGQPLTKIQTLKYTIKYISELTDLLKSVKQVQMP; from the coding sequence ATGGAAGAGACTGTGGGCTCTGAGAATTCAGCCTTCCTTTCCTCATGGGACTGGAAGAACAACACAGGGACTTTGGAGCTCAGCCAGAGTTTATCCCCTCAGAGCCTGTCTCCATCACCTTCCTTTGAATCTTACTCCTCTTCCCCTTGTCCAGTTGTGGTAGAGATGCCCTGTGCCaacagcagtggcggcagcagcagcaggttgaGTGACTACACCCTGATGGAGTTTCCTTCCATGTTTCTACCGAACCCAGGACAGGGCAAGGGTCAGAAAGGATCcaaagtcaggatgtcagtccagCGCAGGAGAAAAGCCAGTGAAAGAGAGAAGCTGAGGATGAGGACCCTGGCTGAAGCTCTGCACACTCTGCGCAACTACCTGCCTCCGATCTAcagccaaagaggccagcctctcaCCAAGATACAGACACTGAAATACACCATCAAGTACATCAGCGAACTCACGGACCTGCTGAAGAGCGTCAAACAAGTACAGATGCCTTAA